From Frankiaceae bacterium, a single genomic window includes:
- the leuD gene encoding 3-isopropylmalate dehydratase small subunit: MRAFPVPYAGGLVPLRRASVDTDQIIASEWLKRVSRTGYGEGLFGQWREDPSFVLNDPAYAGGSVLVAGPSFGCGSSREHAVWALDDYGFRVVIAPSFADIFRGNAAKVGLLTVVLPEDVVTALQDAAPASATVDLDARTVTCGDVVASFEIDDFTRTRLVEGLDDIGLTLRHEADIAAYEARTAHRAKS, from the coding sequence GTGAGGGCGTTTCCCGTGCCGTACGCCGGCGGGCTCGTGCCGCTGCGGCGGGCGAGCGTGGACACCGACCAGATCATCGCGTCGGAGTGGCTCAAGCGGGTGTCGCGGACCGGCTACGGGGAGGGGTTGTTCGGGCAGTGGCGGGAGGACCCGTCGTTCGTGCTGAACGACCCGGCGTACGCCGGGGGGTCGGTCCTCGTGGCGGGGCCGTCGTTCGGCTGCGGGTCGTCGCGCGAGCACGCGGTGTGGGCGCTGGACGACTACGGCTTCCGCGTCGTCATCGCACCGTCGTTCGCGGACATCTTCCGCGGCAACGCCGCCAAGGTCGGCCTGCTCACGGTCGTGCTGCCCGAGGACGTGGTGACCGCGCTGCAGGACGCGGCGCCCGCGTCGGCGACCGTCGACCTGGACGCGCGGACGGTGACCTGCGGCGACGTCGTGGCGTCGTTCGAGATCGACGACTTCACGCGCACGCGGCTGGTGGAGGGGCTGGACGACATCGGCCTGACCCTGCGGCACGAGGCCGACATCGCGGCGTACGAGGCCCGGACGGCGCACCGCGCCAAGTCGTGA
- the leuC gene encoding 3-isopropylmalate dehydratase large subunit, with the protein MRTLFEKVWDAHVVRSAPGEPDLLYVDLHLVHEVTSPQAFDGLRLAGRGVRRPDLTLAVEDHNVPTTDGPVTDPVSLAQLEALRKNCAEFGIKLYARGSDGQGIVHVVAPEQGRTQPGMTIVCGDSHTSTHGAFGALAFGIGTTEVEHVLATQTLPVSRPKSMAVEVVGDLADDVTAKDLALAVVAALGTGGGAGHVIEYRGDAVRGLSMEGRMTLCNMSIEAGARAGMVAPDETTYAYLRGRPHAPSGREAEWSSLVTDDGASFDTTVTVDAASVRPFVTWGTNPAQAVPVSGVVPDGDPHALAYMGLTPGTAMRDVAVDAVFVGSCTNARLSDLRAAASVLRGRHVADGVRALVVPGSMLVKAQAEAEGLDVVFRDAGFEWRSAGCSMCLGMNPDVLAPGERCASTSNRNFEGRQGPGGRTHLVSPPVAAATAVLGRFATPADLS; encoded by the coding sequence ATGAGGACGCTGTTCGAGAAGGTCTGGGACGCGCACGTCGTCCGCTCCGCGCCCGGCGAGCCGGACCTGCTGTACGTGGACCTCCACCTCGTGCACGAGGTGACGTCGCCGCAGGCGTTCGACGGGCTGCGGCTCGCGGGACGGGGCGTGCGGCGGCCCGACCTGACGCTCGCCGTCGAGGACCACAACGTCCCCACGACCGACGGCCCCGTCACCGACCCCGTGTCGCTGGCCCAGCTCGAGGCGCTGCGGAAGAACTGCGCGGAGTTCGGCATCAAGCTCTACGCGCGCGGCTCCGACGGGCAGGGCATCGTGCACGTCGTCGCGCCGGAGCAGGGCCGTACGCAGCCCGGCATGACGATCGTCTGCGGCGACTCGCACACGTCGACGCACGGGGCGTTCGGGGCGCTGGCGTTCGGGATCGGGACGACCGAGGTCGAGCACGTGCTCGCGACGCAGACGCTTCCCGTCTCCCGGCCGAAGTCGATGGCCGTCGAGGTCGTCGGAGACCTGGCGGACGACGTCACGGCGAAGGACCTGGCGCTCGCGGTCGTCGCCGCGCTGGGCACGGGCGGCGGGGCGGGGCACGTGATCGAGTACCGCGGCGACGCCGTGCGCGGCCTCTCCATGGAGGGCCGCATGACGCTGTGCAACATGTCGATCGAGGCCGGCGCGCGGGCGGGCATGGTGGCGCCGGACGAGACGACGTACGCCTACCTGCGCGGCCGCCCGCACGCACCCTCGGGCAGGGAGGCGGAGTGGTCGTCGCTGGTGACCGACGACGGTGCGTCGTTCGACACGACGGTGACCGTGGACGCGGCGTCGGTGCGGCCGTTCGTGACATGGGGCACCAACCCCGCGCAGGCCGTGCCGGTCTCCGGGGTGGTGCCCGACGGCGACCCGCACGCGCTGGCGTACATGGGCCTCACGCCGGGGACGGCGATGCGTGACGTAGCGGTGGACGCGGTGTTCGTGGGGTCGTGCACCAACGCCCGCCTCTCCGACCTCCGCGCGGCGGCTTCCGTCCTGCGGGGGCGGCACGTCGCCGACGGGGTGCGGGCGCTGGTCGTGCCGGGCTCGATGCTCGTCAAGGCGCAGGCGGAGGCGGAGGGTCTCGACGTCGTGTTCCGCGACGCGGGCTTCGAGTGGCGGTCGGCGGGGTGCTCGATGTGCCTCGGCATGAACCCCGACGTCCTCGCGCCCGGCGAGCGCTGCGCGTCCACGTCGAACCGCAACTTCGAGGGGCGGCAGGGGCCGGGCGGTCGTACCCACCTCGTCTCTCCCCCGGTCGCCGCGGCGACCGCCGTGCTCGGCCGCTTCGCGACGCCCGCGGACCTGTCGTGA
- a CDS encoding 3-isopropylmalate dehydrogenase, with protein MRLGVIPGDGIGPEVTDVALQVLRAVTHVDATSFDLGAQRWLATGETLPDATLEELRTYDALLLGAVGDPAVPPGVLERGLLLKLRFALDHHVNLRPVVGPGIDCVFVREGTEGPYVGAGGTLREGTPYEVATEESINTRYGVERVVRDAFRRAGQRRGHLTLVHKTNVLAYAGYLWSRTFTEVGEEFPDVETAYCHVDAACLHLVNDPGRFDVVVTDNLFGDILTDLAAAVSGGIGMAASGNVDTTRANPSMFEPVHGSAPDIAGQGVADPVAAVRSAALLLSHLGEDAAAARVDAAVESWLRDRPSGGVPTKVAGDEIVGRLHPTTALRAAAGAPE; from the coding sequence ATGAGACTCGGAGTCATCCCCGGCGACGGGATCGGGCCGGAGGTCACGGACGTCGCGCTGCAGGTGCTGCGCGCGGTGACGCACGTGGACGCGACGTCGTTCGACCTCGGCGCTCAGCGGTGGCTGGCGACCGGGGAGACCTTGCCCGACGCGACCCTGGAGGAGCTGCGGACGTACGACGCGCTGCTGCTCGGCGCGGTCGGGGACCCCGCCGTACCCCCCGGTGTTCTGGAGCGCGGGCTGCTGCTGAAGCTGCGCTTCGCGCTCGACCACCACGTCAACCTGCGCCCGGTCGTCGGTCCCGGGATCGACTGCGTGTTCGTGCGCGAGGGGACCGAGGGCCCGTACGTCGGCGCCGGAGGCACGCTGCGCGAGGGGACGCCGTACGAGGTCGCGACCGAGGAGAGCATCAACACGCGGTACGGCGTCGAGCGGGTCGTGCGCGACGCGTTCCGGCGGGCGGGGCAGCGGCGCGGGCACCTGACCCTCGTGCACAAGACGAACGTGCTGGCGTACGCCGGCTACCTCTGGTCGCGGACGTTCACGGAGGTCGGCGAGGAGTTCCCCGACGTCGAGACGGCGTACTGCCACGTGGATGCCGCCTGCCTCCATCTCGTCAACGATCCCGGGCGCTTCGACGTCGTCGTGACGGACAACCTGTTCGGCGACATCCTCACCGACCTCGCGGCCGCGGTCTCGGGCGGCATCGGCATGGCCGCGAGCGGCAACGTCGACACGACGCGTGCCAACCCGAGCATGTTCGAGCCGGTGCACGGCTCGGCGCCGGACATCGCCGGGCAGGGCGTGGCCGACCCGGTCGCGGCGGTGCGCTCGGCCGCGCTGCTGCTCTCACATCTCGGCGAGGACGCCGCGGCCGCGCGGGTGGACGCGGCGGTGGAGTCGTGGCTGCGCGACCGGCCCTCCGGCGGCGTACCGACGAAGGTCGCGGGCGACGAGATCGTGGGCCGGCTCCACCCCACGACCGCGCTGCGCGCGGCCGCGGGGGCCCCGGAATGA
- a CDS encoding 2-isopropylmalate synthase: MERVTIFDTSLRDGEQSPGIALNVTEKLEIAHQLARLGVDVIEAGFPAASDGDFEGVRAIAEEVRGATVAALCRTREEDVERAWDAIKPAERPRIHTFISTSPIHREKKLRMTPEQVLAETVRAVRHASSLTPDVEFSAEDATRTEMAFLVDVFTAAIENGATTINVPDTVGFVMPEEFVAILDTLRARVPGAENVVWSVHCHNDLGLATANSLAAVRAGARQVEVCVNGIGERAGNAALEEVVMALRTHSPTLGFETGIDTREITRTSRLVSMLAGYPVQPNKSVVGANAFSHESGIHQHGVLMERTTYEIMNPEDVGLTGSTIVLGKHSGRHAFVDALTRLGYGHDADAVERAFVRFKTLADRKATVTDNDLIALVTEEAGFGASSDVGAWVFDALSVAHSTDSDPTATVRLSRDGVVVSETATGDGMVDAACNAVVAAVGVPARLLAFQVAAVDEGSDAVGDVSVTVEVGGSRVVARGVSADVVEASARAFLNAVNKALGGTAVPHRTDKP, translated from the coding sequence ATGGAACGCGTGACGATCTTCGACACCAGCCTCCGCGACGGCGAGCAGTCCCCAGGCATCGCGCTCAACGTCACCGAGAAGCTCGAGATCGCCCACCAGCTCGCGCGCCTCGGCGTGGACGTCATCGAGGCGGGCTTCCCCGCCGCGAGCGACGGCGACTTCGAGGGCGTCCGCGCCATCGCCGAGGAGGTGCGCGGCGCGACCGTCGCGGCGCTGTGCCGTACCCGCGAGGAGGACGTCGAACGCGCCTGGGACGCGATCAAGCCGGCCGAGCGGCCGCGCATCCACACGTTCATCTCGACCTCGCCGATCCATCGCGAGAAGAAGCTGCGCATGACGCCGGAGCAGGTGCTCGCGGAGACCGTGCGCGCGGTACGTCATGCCTCGTCGCTCACACCCGACGTCGAGTTCTCCGCGGAGGACGCGACGCGGACGGAGATGGCGTTCCTCGTCGACGTGTTCACCGCCGCGATCGAGAACGGCGCCACCACCATCAACGTCCCCGACACCGTCGGCTTCGTCATGCCGGAGGAGTTCGTCGCGATCCTCGACACGCTGCGGGCACGCGTCCCCGGCGCCGAGAACGTCGTCTGGTCGGTCCACTGCCACAACGACCTCGGCCTCGCGACCGCCAACTCCCTCGCCGCCGTACGGGCCGGTGCCCGGCAGGTCGAGGTCTGCGTCAACGGCATCGGCGAGCGGGCGGGCAACGCCGCCCTCGAGGAGGTCGTCATGGCGCTGCGGACGCACTCCCCCACGCTCGGCTTCGAGACCGGCATCGACACCCGCGAGATCACACGCACGTCGCGGCTCGTGTCGATGCTCGCGGGCTACCCCGTGCAGCCGAACAAGTCCGTCGTCGGCGCCAACGCCTTCTCCCACGAGTCCGGCATCCACCAGCACGGTGTCCTCATGGAGCGGACGACGTACGAGATCATGAACCCCGAGGACGTCGGCCTCACCGGCTCCACGATCGTGCTCGGCAAGCACTCGGGGCGGCACGCGTTCGTCGACGCGCTGACCAGGCTCGGGTACGGCCACGACGCCGACGCGGTGGAGCGGGCGTTCGTGCGCTTCAAGACCCTCGCCGACCGCAAGGCGACCGTCACCGACAACGACCTCATCGCGCTCGTCACCGAGGAGGCGGGCTTCGGCGCGTCGTCCGACGTCGGCGCGTGGGTGTTCGATGCGCTCTCTGTCGCGCACTCGACCGACAGCGACCCGACGGCGACCGTACGGCTCTCGCGCGACGGCGTCGTCGTGTCGGAGACCGCCACGGGCGACGGCATGGTGGACGCCGCGTGCAACGCCGTCGTCGCCGCGGTGGGCGTGCCCGCGCGGCTGCTGGCGTTCCAGGTCGCGGCGGTCGACGAGGGGTCGGACGCCGTCGGCGACGTGTCCGTCACCGTCGAGGTCGGCGGCTCGCGCGTCGTCGCGCGCGGCGTCTCGGCGGACGTCGTGGAGGCGTCGGCACGGGCGTTCCTCAACGCCGTCAACAAGGCTCTCGGCGGCACCGCCGTCCCCCACCGCACGGACAAGCCATGA
- a CDS encoding cyclic nucleotide-binding domain-containing protein: MRSKSRKVEILRDVALFGLCTRKELNDIAGLVDELSVKQGDALTTEGTPGRECFVVVSGEAEATVRGKRIATIGAGECVGEMALLDTAPRTATVTALTDMELLVLEPRSFGDLLDRHPSVAKRLLATLARRLREASDSPAYTHWAYAARDAVA, from the coding sequence GTGCGCAGCAAGAGCCGCAAGGTCGAGATCCTGCGCGACGTCGCACTCTTCGGGCTCTGCACGCGGAAGGAGCTCAACGACATCGCCGGCCTCGTCGACGAGCTGTCGGTCAAGCAAGGCGACGCGCTGACCACCGAGGGGACGCCGGGGCGCGAGTGCTTCGTCGTCGTGTCGGGCGAGGCCGAGGCGACCGTACGCGGCAAGCGCATCGCGACGATCGGCGCCGGCGAGTGCGTCGGCGAGATGGCGCTGCTCGACACCGCGCCGCGCACCGCGACCGTCACGGCACTGACCGACATGGAGCTGCTGGTGCTGGAGCCGAGGTCGTTCGGCGACCTGCTCGACCGCCACCCGTCGGTCGCCAAGCGGCTGCTCGCGACGCTGGCCCGCAGGTTGCGCGAGGCGAGCGACTCGCCCGCGTACACGCATTGGGCGTACGCGGCCCGAGACGCTGTGGCATAG
- the pdxS gene encoding pyridoxal 5'-phosphate synthase lyase subunit PdxS produces the protein MTTEERGTARVKRGMAEMLKGGVIMDVVTPEQAKIAEDAGAVAVMALERVPADIRRDGGVARMSDPDMIDGIVAAVSIPVMAKARIGHFVEAQVLQSLGVDYVDESEVLTPADEAHHIDKWQFTVPFVCGATNLGEALRRLTEGAAMIRSKGEAGTGNVVEATRHMRAIRGDIARLSTLDETELYAAAKELRAPYDLVAEVAKAGKLPVVLFTAGGIATPADAAMMMQLGADGVFVGSGIFKSGDPAARARAIVEATTFFNDPDVIAKVSRGLGEPMVGINIETLPASERYAGRGW, from the coding sequence GTGACCACCGAGGAGCGCGGCACCGCCCGCGTGAAGCGCGGCATGGCCGAGATGCTCAAGGGCGGCGTCATCATGGACGTCGTCACCCCCGAGCAGGCGAAGATCGCGGAGGACGCGGGGGCCGTCGCGGTCATGGCGCTCGAACGCGTTCCGGCCGACATCCGCCGCGACGGCGGCGTGGCGCGGATGAGCGACCCCGACATGATCGACGGCATCGTCGCCGCGGTCTCCATCCCGGTCATGGCGAAGGCGCGCATCGGCCACTTCGTCGAGGCGCAGGTCCTCCAGTCGCTCGGCGTGGACTACGTCGACGAGTCCGAGGTGCTCACGCCCGCCGACGAGGCGCACCACATCGACAAGTGGCAGTTCACGGTGCCGTTCGTGTGCGGCGCGACCAACCTCGGCGAGGCGCTGCGCAGGCTCACCGAGGGCGCGGCGATGATCCGCTCCAAGGGCGAGGCCGGCACGGGCAACGTCGTCGAGGCCACCCGCCACATGCGCGCCATCCGCGGTGACATCGCGCGGCTGTCCACCCTCGACGAGACCGAGCTGTACGCCGCTGCCAAGGAGCTGCGCGCGCCGTACGACCTCGTCGCCGAGGTGGCCAAGGCCGGCAAGCTGCCGGTCGTGCTGTTCACCGCGGGCGGCATCGCGACGCCCGCAGACGCCGCGATGATGATGCAGCTCGGCGCCGACGGTGTGTTCGTCGGGTCCGGGATCTTCAAGTCCGGCGACCCGGCCGCGCGGGCGCGCGCCATCGTCGAGGCGACGACGTTCTTCAACGACCCCGACGTCATCGCCAAGGTCTCGCGCGGCCTCGGCGAGCCGATGGTCGGCATCAACATCGAGACGCTGCCCGCCTCGGAGCGCTACGCCGGCCGCGGCTGGTAG
- the pdxT gene encoding pyridoxal 5'-phosphate synthase glutaminase subunit PdxT, which yields MTRVGVLALQGDVREHEAALRDVGASPVPVKTVVELAAVDAIVVPGGESTTIGKLLTIFGLLDPLREAIRGGMPAYGSCAGMILLADEVLDGVPGQPTIGGLDVTVRRNAFGRQVHSFETDLDVVGVDGGPLHAVFIRAPWVERAGEGVEVLASAAGHPVAVRQGHLLATSFHPELTGDRRVHELFVRMVATGR from the coding sequence GTGACGCGCGTCGGGGTGCTGGCGCTCCAGGGGGACGTCCGCGAGCACGAGGCGGCGCTGCGCGACGTAGGAGCCTCGCCGGTCCCGGTCAAGACCGTGGTCGAGCTCGCGGCGGTGGACGCGATCGTCGTGCCCGGCGGCGAGTCGACGACCATCGGCAAGCTGCTGACGATCTTCGGGCTGCTCGACCCGTTGCGGGAGGCCATCCGCGGCGGCATGCCGGCGTACGGCTCCTGCGCCGGGATGATCCTGCTCGCCGACGAGGTGCTCGACGGCGTACCCGGGCAGCCGACGATCGGCGGGCTCGACGTGACCGTGCGGCGCAACGCGTTCGGGCGGCAGGTGCACTCGTTCGAGACCGACCTCGACGTGGTCGGTGTCGACGGCGGGCCGCTGCACGCGGTGTTCATCCGCGCGCCGTGGGTCGAGCGCGCGGGTGAGGGCGTCGAGGTGCTGGCCTCGGCGGCGGGGCACCCCGTGGCCGTCCGTCAGGGGCATCTCCTGGCGACGTCGTTCCACCCGGAGCTGACGGGCGACCGCAGGGTGCACGAGCTGTTCGTGCGGATGGTCGCTACGGGCAGGTGA
- a CDS encoding YebC/PmpR family DNA-binding transcriptional regulator: protein MSGHSKWATTKHQKAAKDAKRGKAFAKLIKTIEVAARTGGGDPAGNPTLADAIVKARKESVPLDNIERAVKRGSGELADGVSYESIMYEGYAPGGVAVLVECLTDNRNRAASEVRTVFSRNGGNLADPGSVAYLFSRKGVALVPKKDGLTEDDVLGAVLEAGAEEVNDLGDAFEVVCEASDVHAVRLALEAAGIEPDSAEMTFLPSMSVELDDDTAKKVLKLVDLLDDLDDVQNVWANFDVSDEVLESV from the coding sequence TTGAGCGGCCACTCCAAGTGGGCGACCACCAAGCACCAGAAGGCGGCCAAGGACGCCAAGCGGGGCAAGGCGTTCGCCAAGCTCATCAAGACGATCGAGGTCGCGGCGCGCACCGGCGGCGGCGACCCGGCGGGCAACCCCACGCTCGCCGACGCGATCGTCAAGGCGCGCAAGGAGTCGGTGCCCCTCGACAACATCGAGCGCGCCGTCAAGCGCGGCTCCGGCGAGCTGGCCGACGGGGTGTCGTACGAGTCGATCATGTACGAGGGGTACGCCCCCGGCGGCGTCGCCGTCCTCGTCGAGTGCCTCACCGACAACCGCAACCGCGCGGCGTCCGAGGTCCGTACGGTCTTCTCCCGCAACGGCGGCAACCTCGCCGACCCGGGCTCGGTGGCGTACCTGTTCTCGCGCAAGGGCGTGGCGCTCGTACCCAAGAAGGACGGCCTCACCGAGGACGACGTGCTCGGTGCCGTGCTCGAGGCCGGCGCCGAGGAGGTCAACGATCTCGGGGACGCGTTCGAGGTCGTCTGCGAGGCGAGCGACGTGCACGCGGTCCGTCTGGCGCTGGAGGCCGCGGGGATCGAGCCGGACTCGGCGGAGATGACGTTCCTGCCGTCGATGTCGGTGGAGCTCGACGACGACACGGCGAAGAAGGTCCTCAAGCTCGTGGACCTCCTCGACGACCTCGACGACGTCCAGAACGTCTGGGCCAACTTCGACGTCTCCGACGAGGTCCTCGAATCCGTCTGA
- the ruvC gene encoding crossover junction endodeoxyribonuclease RuvC, with the protein MRVLGVDPGLTRCGLGVVDSGAGGRLALVAVGVARTPHTDDVAVRLHALAATIDDWIALHRPDVVAVERVFSQHNVRTVMGTAQAGAVAILGAARAGIPVVLHTPSEVKAAVTGNGRADKAQVATMVTRLLRLTAAPKPADAADALALAICQQWRGPATARLAAATAKVAR; encoded by the coding sequence ATGCGCGTGCTCGGGGTGGACCCCGGCCTGACCCGCTGCGGTCTCGGCGTCGTCGACTCCGGCGCCGGTGGCCGGCTCGCGCTGGTCGCGGTCGGCGTGGCGCGTACGCCGCACACCGACGACGTCGCCGTACGCCTGCACGCCCTCGCCGCCACGATCGACGACTGGATCGCGCTGCACCGCCCCGACGTCGTCGCCGTCGAACGCGTCTTCAGCCAGCACAACGTCCGCACGGTCATGGGCACCGCGCAGGCCGGCGCCGTCGCGATCCTGGGCGCCGCCCGCGCCGGCATCCCGGTCGTCCTGCACACGCCGTCCGAGGTCAAGGCCGCGGTCACCGGCAACGGCCGCGCCGACAAGGCCCAGGTCGCCACGATGGTCACCCGCCTCCTGCGCCTCACCGCGGCGCCCAAGCCCGCGGACGCCGCCGACGCGCTCGCGCTGGCGATCTGCCAGCAGTGGCGCGGCCCCGCGACGGCCCGACTGGCCGCGGCGACGGCGAAGGTGGCCCGGTGA
- the ruvA gene encoding Holliday junction branch migration protein RuvA: MIAFVSGRVAAVAPDSAVVEVGGVGMLVQCAPGTIARLRVGETATLHTALVVREDSLTLYGFASADERSTFELLQTASGVGPRLAQSILAVHSPDAVRRAVATEDLGALTLVPGIGRKGAQRIVLELRDRLGEPEATGEAALGTRGESSVRAQVRDALVSLGYAAREADEAARALPDDQQDTGLALKAALRSLGRR, translated from the coding sequence GTGATCGCGTTCGTCAGCGGCCGCGTCGCCGCCGTGGCCCCCGACTCCGCGGTCGTCGAGGTCGGCGGCGTCGGGATGCTCGTCCAGTGCGCGCCCGGCACGATCGCGCGGCTACGTGTCGGCGAGACCGCGACGCTGCACACGGCGCTCGTCGTGCGGGAGGACAGCCTGACGCTGTACGGCTTCGCGTCGGCCGACGAGCGGAGCACGTTCGAGCTGCTGCAGACAGCGAGCGGCGTCGGCCCGCGCCTCGCGCAGTCGATCCTCGCGGTCCACTCGCCGGACGCTGTACGCCGCGCCGTCGCCACCGAGGACCTCGGCGCGCTGACGCTCGTCCCCGGCATCGGCCGCAAGGGCGCGCAGCGCATCGTCCTGGAGCTGCGCGACCGGCTGGGGGAGCCCGAGGCGACGGGCGAGGCCGCGCTCGGCACACGCGGCGAGTCCTCCGTCAGGGCCCAGGTCCGCGACGCCCTCGTCAGCCTCGGCTACGCCGCCCGCGAGGCCGACGAGGCCGCCCGCGCGCTGCCCGACGACCAGCAGGACACGGGCCTCGCGCTCAAGGCCGCGCTGCGTTCCCTGGGCCGCCGGTGA
- the ruvB gene encoding Holliday junction branch migration DNA helicase RuvB: MNDETVDLTPVSLPDEREVEAGLRPRTLDEFVGQERVREQLSVVLESARLRGTSPDHLLFSGPPGLGKTSLAMIVAAEMNVPIRVTSGPAIERAGDLAAVLTAVAAGEVLFIDEVHRMSRPAEELLYSAMEDFRIDVVVGKGPGATAIQVPLEPFTLIGATTRSGLLTGPLRDRFGFVGRMEFYEPEELERVLARSAALLNVRVEPEGAAEIARRSRGTPRIANRLLRRVRDFAEVRGNGLVTEDVARAALQLYDVDLLGLDRLDRAVLDAVVRRFGGGPVGLSTVAVAVGEEPETVETVAEPFLVRAGLLARTPRGRVATRAAFAHLGLVAPPTAGTLFED, from the coding sequence GTGAACGACGAGACGGTCGACCTCACCCCGGTCTCCCTCCCCGACGAGCGGGAGGTCGAGGCGGGCCTGCGCCCGCGAACGCTCGACGAGTTCGTCGGCCAGGAACGCGTTCGCGAGCAGCTCTCCGTCGTCCTCGAGAGCGCCCGCCTGCGCGGTACGAGCCCCGACCACCTGCTGTTCTCCGGCCCGCCCGGCCTGGGCAAGACCAGCCTCGCGATGATCGTCGCCGCCGAGATGAACGTCCCCATCCGCGTCACCAGCGGCCCCGCCATCGAGCGCGCCGGCGACCTGGCGGCGGTGCTGACGGCCGTCGCGGCAGGCGAGGTGCTGTTCATCGACGAGGTCCACCGCATGTCGCGGCCCGCCGAGGAGCTGCTCTACAGCGCCATGGAGGACTTCCGCATCGACGTGGTGGTCGGCAAGGGGCCCGGCGCGACCGCGATCCAGGTGCCGCTGGAGCCGTTCACCCTGATCGGCGCGACGACGCGGTCCGGCCTGCTGACGGGGCCGTTGCGGGACCGCTTCGGGTTCGTGGGGCGGATGGAGTTCTACGAGCCCGAGGAGCTCGAACGCGTCCTCGCCCGCTCCGCAGCCTTGCTCAACGTGCGCGTCGAGCCCGAGGGCGCCGCCGAGATCGCCCGCCGCTCCCGCGGGACGCCCCGCATCGCCAACCGCCTGCTCAGACGCGTACGCGACTTCGCCGAGGTCCGCGGCAACGGCCTCGTCACCGAGGACGTCGCCCGCGCGGCCCTGCAGCTCTACGACGTCGACCTGCTCGGCCTCGACCGGCTCGACCGGGCGGTGCTGGACGCCGTCGTACGGCGCTTCGGCGGGGGGCCCGTGGGGCTCAGCACCGTCGCGGTGGCCGTGGGGGAGGAGCCGGAGACGGTGGAGACGGTCGCGGAGCCGTTCCTCGTGCGGGCCGGGCTGCTGGCCCGTACGCCGCGCGGGCGCGTGGCGACGCGGGCGGCGTTCGCGCACCTGGGGCTGGTGGCGCCCCCTACGGCGGGCACGCTGTTCGAGGACTGA
- the yajC gene encoding preprotein translocase subunit YajC produces MHVRTQTGRPSLNAITVLAQENQSSPLGSLVVLIPLVLAFYFVAIRPGRRRMQAMQQVQSTLAPGREVVTTAGLYGTVSEVDDAAGTVTLEIAPGVPVKFARGAVMKVVDEPVPDETPALAADDE; encoded by the coding sequence ATGCACGTCCGCACCCAGACCGGAAGGCCTTCGTTGAACGCGATCACCGTGCTGGCCCAGGAGAACCAGAGCAGCCCGCTCGGCAGCCTGGTGGTCCTGATCCCGCTGGTCCTGGCGTTCTACTTCGTGGCGATCCGCCCGGGGCGCCGCCGGATGCAGGCGATGCAGCAGGTCCAGTCCACCCTCGCGCCAGGGCGTGAGGTCGTGACGACGGCGGGCTTGTACGGCACCGTCTCCGAGGTCGACGACGCCGCGGGGACGGTCACGCTGGAGATCGCGCCGGGCGTACCCGTGAAGTTCGCCCGCGGCGCCGTGATGAAGGTCGTCGACGAGCCGGTGCCCGACGAGACGCCGGCCCTCGCGGCCGACGACGAATAG